Proteins encoded in a region of the Populus alba chromosome 13, ASM523922v2, whole genome shotgun sequence genome:
- the LOC118050402 gene encoding protein THALLO isoform X1: MAKKGRSQKKDGSSRSSKRKTRGEYVDPQDMDDDIDSFHKQRDIIPLDVDGDVGELSDDEEEPIFDDEAINNDEDEDDDDEDEDDEEDEDTGLAAKIIKQQKFLRAKFGDFDDELQDEEEDEEAAQNIVWSGNRSHDYHGGDNRDIELDSSDEALKEEEDEVLKLQRERAKNLSVEDFGLKDDEDESDKELTLGEISNQGKTAKKARLSKDAIDDLGTTFELNKDFNELSRKEQMEIISSSAPELVGLLSELNSTLEELENKVNPLLKKAKVGGIVLESGLRYLEVKQLLLLSYCQTITFYLLLKSEGQPVLDHPVIARLVEIRGLLDKMKQLDENLPSELDEFLKKNPGMQTIESLDREGDGPALASQSVTRDHELSLLSADEQEPAELSDAIELLKTESLIGSNSKEGKHKRKNDEVGVQSMEMLKVRAALEEKLKQKGAFSSFSSKPDKAQKHRRPVNGRLESHEDYDDDAVDDEKGNHRLSNGHTSLLGSKKLSKLVISKQNKPKVVSGDDDLPMRDDIGERRRKHELRVLADAGVKTEDDAGIRTEDDAGIMSEDELAIESDKNDDMDEDAESSEDDLYEQVKQKRAAKLAAKAEIYTRTSAPQSLPETVDGKRHITYQIEKNRGLTRPRNKLTKNPRKKYRTKHDKAQKRRLGQVRQIKKPSGPYGGESSGINARISRSIRL, translated from the exons ATGGCAAAGAAAGGAAGGAGTCAAAAGAAAGACGGTAGCAGCAGAAGCAGTAAGAGAAAAACCCGTGGTGAATATGTTGACCCACAAGACATGGATGATGATATTGATTCCT TTCACAAGCAGAGGGATATTATTCCGCTTGATGTAGATGGTGATGTTGGGGAATTAAGTGACGACGAGGAAGAACCTATTTTTGATGATGAG GCTATTAACAAtgatgaggatgaggatgatgatgacgagGATGAGGACGACGAGGAGGATGAAGATACTGGATTGGCTGCAAAAA TTATAAAGCAGCAAAAGTTCTTAAGAGCAAAGTTTGGagattttgatgatgaattgcaagatgaagaagaagatgaggaaGCAGCACAAAATATTGTATGGAGTGGGAACAGGAGCCATGATTATCATGGTGGTGATAATCGTGATATCGAG TTAGATTCAAGTGATGAGGCCCTAAAGGAAGAGGAGGATGAGGTATTGAAATTACAGAGAGAAAGAGCAAAAAATTTATCAGTGGAAGACTTTGGCCTtaaagatgatgaagatgaaagcGACAAGGAGCTAACACTAGGG GAAATCTCAAATCAAGGAAAAACCGCAAAGAAAGCTCGTTTGAGCAAAGATGCCATTGATGACTTGGGTACAACTTTTGAGCTAAACAAAGATTTCAATGAGCTGTCAAGGAAGGAGCAAATGGAAATTATCTCTAG TTCTGCTCCAGAATTGGTTGGTTTGCTGTCTGAGCTCAATAGCACACTTGAAGAGCTTGAAAACAAAGTTAATCCACTTTTAAAGAAG GCTAAAGTGGGAGGAATCGTGCTGGAAAGTGGATTGCGCTATCTGGAGGTGAAGCAGCTTCTATTGCTGTCTTATTGCCAAACTATTACATTCTATCTTCTTCTGAAGTCTGAAGGGCAGCCAGTTCTTGATCACCCTGTTATAGCTCGCCTTGTAGAGATCAGGGGCTTATTGGACAAG ATGAAGCAACTTGACGAGAATCTCCCATCAGAACTCGATGAGTTTCTGAAGAAAAACCCAGGGATGCAGACAATTGAAAGCTTAGATAGAGAAGGTGATGGACCTGCTTTGGCATCTCAGTCTGTCACGAGGGACCATGAATTGTCTCTTCTCTCAGCTGATGAACAAGAACCAGCAGAG CTTTCTGATGCAATTGAGCTGCTGAAAACAGAGTCTTTAATAGGTAGCAATAGCAAAGAAGGGAAACACAAGCGTAAG AATGATGAAGTTGGTGTACAAAGTATGGAAATGTTGAAAGTAAGAGCTGCCCTGGAGGAAAAATTGAAGCAGAAAGGAGCCTTTAGTTCCTTTTCTTCAAAGCCTGATAAAGCTCAGAAGCATCGAAGACCAGTCAATGG ACGGCTTGAAAGCCATGAAGACTATGATGACGATGCCGTAGATGATGAGAAGGGCAATCATAGATTGAGTAATGGGCATACAAGCTTGTTGGGATCAAAGAAACTTTCCAAACTTGTTATTTCCAAACAGAATAAGCCAAAG GTTGTTTCTGGTGATGATGATTTGCCTATGAGAGATGATATTggagagaggaggaggaagcACGAGCTTAGAGTGCTGGCAGATGCTGGAGTTAAGACCGAGGATGATGCTGGAATTAGGACCGAGGATGATGCTGGAATTATGTCTGAGGATGAACTTGCAATTGAGTCTGACAAAAATGATGATATGGATGAAGATGCTGAATCCTCAGAAGATGATTTGTACGAACAAGTGAAGCAAAAACGAGCAGCCAAACTCGCTGCCAAAGCTGAGATTTACACGAG GACCTCAGCACCCCAATCCTTGCCTGAAACTGTTGATGGAAAACGTCATATCACTTATCAG ATTGAGAAGAACAGAGGGCTCACACGTCCGCGCAACAAGCTGACAAAAAATCCAAGGAAGAAATACAGG ACAAAGCATGATAAAGCACAGAAGCGGCGACTAGGGCAAGTGCGCCAGATCAAGAAACCTTCTGGTCCTTATGGTGGTGAAAGCTCTGGAATCAACGCAAGAATTAGTCGAAGCATCAGACTCTGA
- the LOC118050402 gene encoding protein THALLO isoform X2, translated as MAKKGRSQKKDGSSRSSKRKTRGEYVDPQDMDDDIDSFHKQRDIIPLDVDGDVGELSDDEEEPIFDDEAINNDEDEDDDDEDEDDEEDEDTGLAAKIIKQQKFLRAKFGDFDDELQDEEEDEEAAQNIVWSGNRSHDYHGGDNRDIELDSSDEALKEEEDEVLKLQRERAKNLSVEDFGLKDDEDESDKELTLGEISNQGKTAKKARLSKDAIDDLGTTFELNKDFNELSRKEQMEIISSSAPELVGLLSELNSTLEELENKVNPLLKKAKVGGIVLESGLRYLEVKQLLLLSYCQTITFYLLLKSEGQPVLDHPVIARLVEIRGLLDKMKQLDENLPSELDEFLKKNPGMQTIESLDREGDGPALASQSVTRDHELSLLSADEQEPAELSDAIELLKTESLIGSNSKEGKHKRKNDEVGVQSMEMLKVRAALEEKLKQKGAFSSFSSKPDKAQKHRRPVNGRLESHEDYDDDAVDDEKGNHRLSNGHTSLLGSKKLSKLVISKQNKPKVVSGDDDLPMRDDIGERRRKHELRVLADAGVKTEDDAGIRTEDDAGIMSEDELAIESDKNDDMDEDAESSEDDLYEQVKQKRAAKLAAKAEIYTRTSAPQSLPETVDGKRHITYQIEKNRGLTRPRNKLTKNPRKKYRTKHDEAQKRRLGQGPSGPYGCESSGINARISRSIRL; from the exons ATGGCAAAGAAAGGAAGGAGTCAAAAGAAAGACGGTAGCAGCAGAAGCAGTAAGAGAAAAACCCGTGGTGAATATGTTGACCCACAAGACATGGATGATGATATTGATTCCT TTCACAAGCAGAGGGATATTATTCCGCTTGATGTAGATGGTGATGTTGGGGAATTAAGTGACGACGAGGAAGAACCTATTTTTGATGATGAG GCTATTAACAAtgatgaggatgaggatgatgatgacgagGATGAGGACGACGAGGAGGATGAAGATACTGGATTGGCTGCAAAAA TTATAAAGCAGCAAAAGTTCTTAAGAGCAAAGTTTGGagattttgatgatgaattgcaagatgaagaagaagatgaggaaGCAGCACAAAATATTGTATGGAGTGGGAACAGGAGCCATGATTATCATGGTGGTGATAATCGTGATATCGAG TTAGATTCAAGTGATGAGGCCCTAAAGGAAGAGGAGGATGAGGTATTGAAATTACAGAGAGAAAGAGCAAAAAATTTATCAGTGGAAGACTTTGGCCTtaaagatgatgaagatgaaagcGACAAGGAGCTAACACTAGGG GAAATCTCAAATCAAGGAAAAACCGCAAAGAAAGCTCGTTTGAGCAAAGATGCCATTGATGACTTGGGTACAACTTTTGAGCTAAACAAAGATTTCAATGAGCTGTCAAGGAAGGAGCAAATGGAAATTATCTCTAG TTCTGCTCCAGAATTGGTTGGTTTGCTGTCTGAGCTCAATAGCACACTTGAAGAGCTTGAAAACAAAGTTAATCCACTTTTAAAGAAG GCTAAAGTGGGAGGAATCGTGCTGGAAAGTGGATTGCGCTATCTGGAGGTGAAGCAGCTTCTATTGCTGTCTTATTGCCAAACTATTACATTCTATCTTCTTCTGAAGTCTGAAGGGCAGCCAGTTCTTGATCACCCTGTTATAGCTCGCCTTGTAGAGATCAGGGGCTTATTGGACAAG ATGAAGCAACTTGACGAGAATCTCCCATCAGAACTCGATGAGTTTCTGAAGAAAAACCCAGGGATGCAGACAATTGAAAGCTTAGATAGAGAAGGTGATGGACCTGCTTTGGCATCTCAGTCTGTCACGAGGGACCATGAATTGTCTCTTCTCTCAGCTGATGAACAAGAACCAGCAGAG CTTTCTGATGCAATTGAGCTGCTGAAAACAGAGTCTTTAATAGGTAGCAATAGCAAAGAAGGGAAACACAAGCGTAAG AATGATGAAGTTGGTGTACAAAGTATGGAAATGTTGAAAGTAAGAGCTGCCCTGGAGGAAAAATTGAAGCAGAAAGGAGCCTTTAGTTCCTTTTCTTCAAAGCCTGATAAAGCTCAGAAGCATCGAAGACCAGTCAATGG ACGGCTTGAAAGCCATGAAGACTATGATGACGATGCCGTAGATGATGAGAAGGGCAATCATAGATTGAGTAATGGGCATACAAGCTTGTTGGGATCAAAGAAACTTTCCAAACTTGTTATTTCCAAACAGAATAAGCCAAAG GTTGTTTCTGGTGATGATGATTTGCCTATGAGAGATGATATTggagagaggaggaggaagcACGAGCTTAGAGTGCTGGCAGATGCTGGAGTTAAGACCGAGGATGATGCTGGAATTAGGACCGAGGATGATGCTGGAATTATGTCTGAGGATGAACTTGCAATTGAGTCTGACAAAAATGATGATATGGATGAAGATGCTGAATCCTCAGAAGATGATTTGTACGAACAAGTGAAGCAAAAACGAGCAGCCAAACTCGCTGCCAAAGCTGAGATTTACACGAG GACCTCAGCACCCCAATCCTTGCCTGAAACTGTTGATGGAAAACGTCATATCACTTATCAG ATTGAGAAGAACAGAGGGCTCACACGTCCGCGCAACAAGCTGACAAAAAATCCAAGGAAGAAATACAGG ACAAAGCACGATGAAGCACAGAAGCGGCGACTAGGGCAAGGACCTTCTGGTCCTTATGGTTGTGAAAGCTCTGGAATCAACGCAAGAATTAGTCGAAGCATCAGACTCTGA
- the LOC118050416 gene encoding protein THALLO, whose product MITRSKKLEFDVIAKLKVVSGDDDLPMRDDIGERTRKHELRVLADAGVKTEDDAGIRTEDDAGIMSEDELAIESDKNDDMDEDAESSEDDLYEQVKQKRAAKLAAKAEIYTRTSAPPSLPETVDGKRHHLSGKNASISPSFVARIVPYPRCC is encoded by the exons ATGATCACCAGATCTAAGAAACTTGAATTTGATGTGATTGCCAAACTCAAG GTTGTTTCTGGTGATGATGATTTGCCTATGAGAGATGATATTGGAGAGAGGACGAGGAAGCACGAGCTTAGAGTGCTGGCAGATGCTGGAGTTAAGACCGAGGATGATGCTGGAATTAGGACCGAGGATGATGCTGGAATTATGTCTGAGGATGAACTTGCAATTGAGTCTGACAAAAATGATGATATGGATGAAGATGCTGAATCCTCAGAAGATGATTTGTACGAACAAGTGAAGCAAAAACGAGCAGCCAAACTTGCTGCCAAAGCTGAGATTTACACGAG GACCTCAGCACCCCCATCTTTGCCTGAAACTGTTGATGGAAAACGTCATCACTTATCAGGCAAGAATGCCTCAATTTCACCATCTTTTGTCGCTAGGATAGTTCCCTATCCACGATGCTGCTAG